CAAAAACTTCAGGCCACTCCAACCAATTAAAAGCCCGGACTTCTTTTCAATTACTGCCCATCTGCCGATACCGTTTTCTCGATATTGTGATCTTACTTTTTTAATTACTTCTTCTGACTGCTGATGGGCTGTAAATGGCGCTACACCAATATACTTCATTACATCAGCATTGCTATCCAGCAAAAACATCCTGCCTACATCTTCAGGCACAATTTCGCGCAACAGCAACCTCGGCGTTTCGATATATTTTTCCATATTTTTGCTACTTTTGTAAACCTTTTAGACAGATGTAAAAATAATGAAGTTTTTTAGATATTACCTGATTTTTTTAATGGCTTTCCTTACCGTCAATTCATGCCAAAAAGAGCCTAAAGACCTTTGGAAAACTGAAATCGAAGGACAAAAGGAAAATATTACAATCACAGATATTTCAAAGGAATATTTTGATTCCAGTACATCTACCGAAGCGTTTAAGCAGAAATATCCGTGGTTTCAGGGAACGGTGAGCGATGCAGATTTTGATTTGAGAAGAAAAGATGCCGAAGAAATTAAAATCTACAAGGAAGCCATCTCCAAAATTGACCGGAACAAACTTAAAAATGAACTTTCTGAACTTTTTGCAAGGGTAAAACATTACTTCCCGCAATTTAATTCGCCAAAGGTTTATCTTTTTTCTTCGTCACTTCAAATGGCAAAGGACCCGATTTTCCTTCAGCCGTATGAGAATTTTCTCTTCATTGATGTAACAGGGTTTATGGGAGAAAACAATTCCCATTACGAAGGGATGGAACACTATTACCAAACCTCGATGAATCCGCAGAACATCGTTCCGAAAGTTTCGCAAATTATTGCTGAAAACTTGGTGCCAGCCGATGCCGAGCACAGAAAATTCATAGACATGCTGATTTATAACGGAAAAATCATGCTTCTGCAGGATGCTTTTCTGCCAAATTTTCCAGATTATTTAAAGATCAATTACACACCAAAACAATATGAATGGGCAACGGCTAATGAAGCCAACGTGTGGAATTTTTTCGTGGAAAACAATCTTATTTTCAGTGACGAAGCCCGTTTGGAAGGGCGTTTTATAGCGCCGGCACCATTTTCAAAATTTTATACCGCAATAGATAATGAATCTTCGCCGCAGATTGGAATTTTTACAGGATGGCAAATCTGCAGGAATTTTTTTGAAAAGAATCCGGACACCAGGATGGCGGACTTCCTGAATATGAATGCTTCGGAAATATTCAACCAGTCTGAATACAAACCTAAAAATTAACAGCAATCCGTTCATAAAATGTAAGTTAGAACAGATTTTAAAAAAAGAATATGAGAAAAACCCAGATAACAATTGATGTAGAACTTGATGATAACCACGTTCCGGAAAAAATGACATGGAATGCGCAGGATGGCGGCATTGAATCTCAGCCAACCAAAGCCACAATGATTTCCGTTTGGGATGATAAAACCATGGAAGCCCTGCGCATCGACCTTTGGACGAAAGATATGCCGCTGGACCAGATGAAAATGTTCATCCACCAGATCCTTATTTCGCTGGGCAGCACCTATCAGAGAGCCTCCGGAGAAGAGGACGTGGCAGCGTGGATGGAGGAAATGGCGGAGGAATTTGCGGTGAAATCGGCTATTAAAATGTAACAGTCTAAAAAATGCAGCAATGTAACAATCCGTAAAATTGATACATTGGTACACTGGTAAATTTTTAAATAAATACAATGAACTTCAACACAAAAGTAATACACGGCGGACAGCATCACGAACCGGCAACTGGTTCCGTGAACGTTCCGGTTTTTTTAACATCCACTTTTGCTCAGAAATCTCCGGGAATTCATTCTGGTTACGAATATTCCAGAGCGGCAAATCCTACAAGACAAGCTTTGGAAAATAGTTTGGCTTCCATCGAAAACGGTGCAAAAGGATTGGCTTTTGGCTCAGGCTTAGCTGCAATTGACTGTGTCCTAAAATTATTGAATCCAGGAGACGAAGTAATTGCAGTGGACGATTTATACGGCGGCACTTACAGGATGTTCACGCGCCTTTTCGAGAAATATCAGCTTAAATTCACCTTCGTGAACTTCGATGATGTTTCTAAAATTTCAGATTTAATCACAGAAAAAACCAAACTGATCTGGCTCGAAACACCCACCAATCCACTGATGAAGCTGGTGGACATCAAAGCGGTTTGCGATTTGGTGAAGGATCAAGATATTTTGGTGGCAGTTGACAATACGTTTGCGTCACCTTATCTGCAAAGGCCTCTGGATCTGGGTGCTGACATCGTGATGCATTCGGCTACGAAGTATCTCGGCGGACATTCGGATGTTATTGCCGGTGCATTGGTTGCAAAGGACCGTGAGCTTGGGGAAAAACTTCATTTCATACAGTTTGCAAGTGGCGGAATTCTTGGTCCGCACGATTCCTATTTGGTTTTAAGAGGGATTAAAACTTTAGCTTTAAGAATGCAGAGACATTCAGAAAACGGGCAAAAGATAGCAGAATTCCTTCAAAATCACCCGAAAGTAAAAGATGTAGTTTACCCGGGACTGGCCAGTCACCCACAGCATGATTTGGCTAAAAGACAAATGCCAAACGGTTTTGGGGGAATGGTTTCTTTTAATTTTAAATCAGGCGAAAAGGCGGATGCCGTTAAATTTTTAGAGAATGTGAAAGTTTTCACTTTGGCTGAAAGTTTGGGCGGCGTGGAATCTTTGGCCAATCATCCGGCGCTGATGACTCATGCCTCAATACCAGCCGACAAACGTGCAGAAATCGGAATTACAGACGATTTGGTTCGGCTAAGTGTCGGGATTGAAGACAGTGATGATTTGATTGCTGATTTGGAGAGCGCTTTTAACGCATAAAACGGAACGGACAATTTTTTGTCCGTTTCTTTATAAATATTTGAATATGACAGAATTTCAAAAATACATTCATAATTATCTCGGTTTGATTCCCTCATCAGACTGGATACAGGAGATGAAAAATGCCGGAGACGAAACTTTAGAGCTTTACGGAAACCTTTCAGAAGAACAGTCTTATTTTGCTTATGCCGAAGGAAAATGGTCATTAAAAATTTTGCTTCAACATCTCATTGACGCAGAGAAAATCTTCAATTATCGGGCGCTTAGTTTTTCCAGAAACGACCAAACCGAACTTCCGGCCTGGGATGAAGTTCAATACGGAGCAAATAACAACGTGGCAGATTATACTCTGGTTGAACTGATTGAAGAATTTAAACTCATCAGAAAAATTTCGTTTTTATTTTTCAAGAATTTGAATTCTGAAATACTGCAAAAAACAGGCGTTGCCAACAAAAACGAAATATCGGTCGAATTGCTGGGAAAATTAATTGTTGGTCACAATATCCATCATTTGAACATCATCAAAGAACGATACCTGAAAAATTTAAGATAATTCGTCTCTAACCAATAGGAAGTTATGGAAAAAGCCCTTCAAACATTAAAATCCGGCGGGACCATCCTCTACCCCACTGACACGATCTGGGGAATCGGCTGCGATGCTACGAATATAGACGCCATCAACAGAATTTTTGAAATCAAAAAACGGGAAAACACCAAATCGATGATAATTCTGGTGGAAAGCGAAAAACGTTTGCAGGATTTGGTCGACGTTCCGGAAATGGCCTGGGAAATCATCGACCTTTCTGAAAAACCGGTGACGATTGTTTATGACAATCCGCGAGGTTTGCCCAAGGAAATTCTGGCCGAAGACGGGAGCATCGGCATCCGTTTGGTTAAAGACGATCTCTGTAAAAAACTCATTTCAAAAATCAATAAGCCATTGGTTTCTACCTCAGCCAATTTTAGTGGTGATAAATCTCCGATGAAGTTTTCAGACATCAATCCGGAAATCATCAGTCTTGTGGATTATGCCGTAGAGGAAAACCGTGAAAAAATTTCAGAATATTCCGGTTCATCAGTTATACGCGTCTGGAATGACGGCAGAATAAAAGTTTTGAGAGAGTAATAATTCGTCAACGTTGAATGTAAGGCTACTGAAGCCAAATAAAACGTCATTTCAAATTCTTATCTTTGCAAAAATATTTCTCGCAGATTAAGTAGATTGCGCAGATCTTTTATCTGCTGAATTTACACAATCTGCGAAAGTTTTTAATACAATGCAGATCAGCCTCAACCAAAATAAAAATCTCAAGCTTTTCAAACTCATTTCTGATGTCGCAGAAAAGAATAACCAAACCGTTTACATCGTTGGCGGCTACGTTCGCGACCTTCTGATGAAAAGGCAAATGCCAACCGATATAGATTTCGTAACAGAAAGTTCCGGTATTGATTTGGCAAAAAAAATCGCCGTAGAAATCAACCCTAAACTAAAAGTTTCGGTGTTTAAAACATACGGAACAGCGATGTTTAAACACAATGGTTTGGATCTTGAGTTCGTTGGTGCCAGAAAAGAAAGCTACTCTGAAGATTCACGCAAGCCTGCCGTAGAGACGGGAACTTTGGAGGACGACCAGAAACGTCGCGACTTTACCATCAATGCCATGGCGATTTCGTTAAACAAAGAAAACTTTGGAGAACTCATTGATCCATTTCGCGGTCAGGAAGATTTACAGAATAAAATTCTGCGAACGCCATTGGAGCCACTACAAACCTATTCTGACGATCCTCTAAGAATGATGCGTGCCGTTCGTTTCGCTTCAACTTTAAATTTTAAAATAGAAGAAAATTCTCTGCAAGCCATCAGACAGGAAGCTGAAAGGATCAGGATTGTGTCGATGGAAAGAATTATGGTCGAATTCAACAAAATCATGCTTTCTGAAAAACCCAGTATTGGTTTAAAACTTCTCGAAGAAACCGGCTTGCTTCAATACATTTTGCCGGAACTGATCGCGCTGAAAGGCATTGAGGAAATAGAAGGACAAACGCACAAAGACAATTTCTACCACACGCTTGAAGTGGTTGACAATATTTCAAAAAACACGGAAAACCTATGGTTACGCTGGTCGGCGCTGCTTCACGACATTGGGAAAGCTCCAACTAAAAAGTTCGTTGAAGGCACAGGCTGGACTTTCCACGGTCATGAATTTTTAGGATCGAAAATGGCTAAAACCTTGTTTCAAAGACTAAAACTCCCACTCGGGAATGATTTGAAATATGTCCAGAAAATGGTGAAGCTGTCTTCGCGACCCATCGCTCTGGTTACCGATGACGCATCAGATTCTGCATTGAGAAGGCTTTTGTTTGATGCCGGAGATGATCTGGAAGACCTGTTTACACTTTGTAAAGCCGACATCACCACAAAAAATGCTAAAAAACAGGAAAGATTCACCAAAAATTTTGAATATGTCGCACAAAAAATAAAGGAAGTTGAAGAAAAAGACCACATCAGAAATTTCCAACCGCCCATTTCCGGTGAAGAAATTATGGAGATGTTCAACCTGCAACCCGGACGGGAAATCGGGATTTTAAAGGAAAAAGTAAAAGAAGCGATTCTGGAAGGCGACATTGCCAACGATAAAATCGAAGCCCGAAATTTCGTAATCACCGAAGCTGAAAAACTGGGGTTGAAATCTAATTCTTTAATAATTTTCAAAAAATAATAATCCGCTGCGATAATTACACAGCGGATTTTTTTAACATTAAAATAAATTATAAATCCTAAAATTTATAGTTCACACCTACCATGAAATTTCTGGGTTTTGTGGTAAACCCTGCGACATCTACATAAGATTCGTTGAACAGGTTACCGATATTCAGATAAGTTTCAAGATTATATGGCAGTTTTTGATTGACGTTCAGGTTGAAGAGATGGTAGCTGTCCAACTCAACATTTTTTACCGTAAAGGTTGAATTGTCCCAATACGCATCGCTTCTTTTGCTTGTAAACTGGTGCGAAAGCGCAATCCTGGTTGTTTTGAAAGGCAAATATTCTACATAAGAATTCATGCGCTGTTTTGGTTGCCGAAGCATTGTTGCTGCATTTTCCTTTTCCACAAAACTGAAATTTCCACCGAATCTCAACTGTTCATTCATCGCATAATCCAGCCCTAGTTCAAAACCTTTTACTTTATTATTCTCAATGTTAATGAACTGTCCCGTAAAATCCGGATTGGTTTTATAAGCAAAAACATCTGCTTCTTTTCTTTGGAACAAACTTGCATTGAAAACGATGCTTCTGTCTTTTTTTCCAATACTAAAATCGATTTCGTGGGTTTGATTGGTTTCCGGTTTCAGGTCGGGATTCCCCAAAGTGTACGGTAAAGTTCCGTAGCTCTGGTAAAGTGTAGGTGCAATGAAAGCCGTGGCATAGGAATATCCAACTTTATAAAACATCGTTTCAATTTCCCACAAATAATATGGATTTACGCTGTAAACAAAGTGGTTTCCAAATTTGGAATTGTCTGTAAATCTTGCTCCGGCGTCCAAATTAAAACCTTTGTAATTGGCATTGAAATTCGCAAAAGCATCAAGATTTGACATTTCGGTGTCATCCATTTTCAAACCGTCTTCCATTTGCGTTCCGCCCCAAGGCAAAGCTTTCGAAGCCATTCTTTGGTTTTCGTGCTGCAAACCAACAGTGAAGTTGAAATTCTCAGAAACTTTATAATTATTGAAGATTTCAGCAAAGAAATTTTTCCCTTCGTACTGGTATTCATCACGGTAAGAGTTCTCATCTAATCCCTGCAAAAGCCTTTCGTTACCGGAATATCTTGTATTGAAAGTTACCTGCCCTTTATTATATTTAAAGTTGGCATTTCCACCAATATAACTCTGCTTATCATTTCCTCTGTCCTTTCCGTCGGTGAATGCGCCAGCATCATAATGATAGAAATTGTGGTTCCAGCCGCCATTGATATTAAAATCGAAATTTTCTACGCCGTAACCGATGGTTGCTGCCAAATTTTGCTTTTCAAAACCGTCTTTTTCGAAATCTTTCCCTTCTGCAGCAGAAATTCCGTCTGATTTTTCATTAAAACCGGAAAGCTGATATTTAAAACCATTGATATTTCCTCTCACACCTGTATTTTGTGCGAAAGTTCCAAATGAACCGCCTTTCAATCCAACTTCTCCCTGGATTTTTTTGGTCGCATTTTTTTTGGTTTTAATATTAATTACTGAAACCGTCGCGTTGGAACCGTAAAGTACGGAAGAAGCACCGTTCAGAACCTCGATACTTTCTACATTTTCGATTGCGAAAAGCCTCAAATCCATTGCTGTGTAATCGTTACCGGTGACATCTTTCATTGGAACGCCATCGATTAGCACAAGGATATTGGCCATTTTTCCCCCTCGGATCTTTGGAGATTTCGGTTCAGCATCATTGTTGAAATTTCCCGTAATCTGAAATCCGGATACCTGCTGCAGCACTTCATTCAGATTTTGTCCCTGAAATTTTTCAAGATCTTTCGAAGTGATGAGTTTCACATTTTTTCCGGTTTTGTAAAGCTGTTGCGGGATTTTCGAAGCGATAGTTACCTCTTCGATGGTGGTTTCATTTTCCTGTTGGGCAAAAATGTTTGAACTTACGACAAGCATTGCTCCAACAAAAATCAGTCTTTTCTTCATTTTTGAATAATTTAAGTTAAAGTTTGCTTACCGGAAAAATACAGTCTAATCAGTGAACCGGAACGTTCAGTAAATCAGGCTTTTCCTCCGAAAGCGTTGTTGGTTTTGAGCTTTCAGCAAGGTCTCCTGACTTTCACTTATTCTGCGCCTTCTCACCGAAGCAATGGCTTTCACAATCAATAATCTGATAAGTAATAATTAATGATTGGTTGCAGAAAGTTTGTTAGAAGAAAAATTATCAATTGTTAATTATTCATTCTACCGTGTGATTTACAGTTGCGGGGACAGTTCACGGATTGCACGCGATTCCCTTTTCTGAAAGTGCTGCGAAGATACGCAAACAAAGAGATTTTGGAAAGTATTTTTCGAAAATTATGCCGCTTATCTACCCAAAAGTCTTGTACTTCTGCAGTGACTTTAATTATAAATACGATGCATCAAAAGAAAAAGGAAGCAAATCCCTTACTGAATGGGTCTTGTAAACCTCTCCGCTCATGGAAGCAAAATAAATTTCGATATCGCTTCTTTGCTTCACTTCATATTCTGAAATGCTTTGTCTGCAGGCTCCGCACGGTGGAATTGCGGTAGACTTTTCGGTAAAATCTTTTAAACCGCCGATAACGAAGATTTTTAGAATTTTTTCTTTCGGAAAGTTTGCTGCAGTCCAGAAAATGGTAGCCCGTTCCGCACAAAGGCCGCTTGGAAATGCCGCATTTTCCTGGTTATTTCCTGATATGATTTCACCGTTATCAAGAAGTAACGCACATCCGACAAGAAAATTTGAATAAGGTGCGTAAGCCTTTTCACGGGCAGATTTTGCCGTTTCAAAAAGTTTTTTCTCGATATCGTTCAGCTCATCCACATTTTGGAAAAACTCGTAACCGATTTTTATTTCCTGTTGCATCAAAAAATTTTATGAAAGTAAATTTACGGTATTTAAAACTAATTAGAGAAACCTTATATGATTTGTGAGCAATTTTAAATCACTAAATTTACAAATCCAAATATAAAACCATGCTTTACTCCCCTATAAAATTTCGCAATCTCGAACTGAAAAACCGTTGGGTGATGTCGCCGATGTGTATGTATTCAGCAACTGAAGGTGTGCCGAATGATTTTCATTTTGTTCACTACGGCAGCCGCGCGCAAGGCGGAACAGGATTAATTATGGTTGAAGCAACGGGCGTAGTTCCTGAAGGCCGCATCACGAGTAAATGCGCAGGTATCTGGAATGATGAACAGGCGGCCGCTTTCAAAAAAATCGTGGATTTCGTGCATCAAAATTCTGAAACACAAATCGGGATTCAGCTGGCACACGCCGGCAGAAAAGCCTCAACGTGGAATGGCGTACAAACCGATGATGAAACCAGTTGGGAAACAGTAGCGCCTTCGCCAATCCCTTATAAACCGGGAGAAAGAACGCCGCATGAACTTACAGTAGAGGAAATCAAGAATTTAATTGCTGATTTTAAAAATGCTGCAAAACGCGCCTTAGAAGCCGGTTTTAATTTGATTGAAATTCATGCAGCGCACGGTTATCTGATTCACCAGTTTTTGTCGCCGCTTTCAAATATACGAACTGACGAATATGGCGGAAGTTTTGAGAACAGAATCCGTTTTTTAATTGAAATCGTCGAAGCGGTCAATACTGTTTTGGATGAAAACCATCCGCTTTTTGTAAGGATTTCGGCTGATGAATATGCAGCGAACGGGTGGAATTTAGACCAGTCTGTCGAACTTGCAAAAATTTTAAAAACCAGAAATGTTGATCTGGTTGACGTTTCCAGCGGAGGAAATATTCACGGTGCGAAGATTTCTGTTTTTGACGGTTATCAGGTTCCGTTTTCTTCAAGGATAAAGAAAGAGGCCGAAATACAAACCGGGGCAGTAGGCCTGATTACCAGTTCCAAACAGGCAGAAACGATCCTGGAAAACCACGATGCTGATCTGATTTTTGTGGCGCGCGAAATTTTGAGAAATCCATATCTCGCCGTCCGGGGCGCTTTCGAATCAGGGCAGGAATGCTTTTTTCCACACCAGTATGAGCGTGCAAAAAAATGAGTATAGATGACTTTTTGTGGAAATGTCCTTATAAAAAATATTTGGGCATCGAGTGTTTTGGCTGTGGTGCGCAAACTGCGCTGTTAGAGCTTTTGAAAGGTAATTTTAGCAAAGCTTTTCAAATATATCC
The sequence above is a segment of the Chryseobacterium taklimakanense genome. Coding sequences within it:
- the gldB gene encoding gliding motility lipoprotein GldB; the encoded protein is MKFFRYYLIFLMAFLTVNSCQKEPKDLWKTEIEGQKENITITDISKEYFDSSTSTEAFKQKYPWFQGTVSDADFDLRRKDAEEIKIYKEAISKIDRNKLKNELSELFARVKHYFPQFNSPKVYLFSSSLQMAKDPIFLQPYENFLFIDVTGFMGENNSHYEGMEHYYQTSMNPQNIVPKVSQIIAENLVPADAEHRKFIDMLIYNGKIMLLQDAFLPNFPDYLKINYTPKQYEWATANEANVWNFFVENNLIFSDEARLEGRFIAPAPFSKFYTAIDNESSPQIGIFTGWQICRNFFEKNPDTRMADFLNMNASEIFNQSEYKPKN
- the gldC gene encoding gliding motility protein GldC — its product is MRKTQITIDVELDDNHVPEKMTWNAQDGGIESQPTKATMISVWDDKTMEALRIDLWTKDMPLDQMKMFIHQILISLGSTYQRASGEEDVAAWMEEMAEEFAVKSAIKM
- a CDS encoding cystathionine gamma-synthase, encoding MNFNTKVIHGGQHHEPATGSVNVPVFLTSTFAQKSPGIHSGYEYSRAANPTRQALENSLASIENGAKGLAFGSGLAAIDCVLKLLNPGDEVIAVDDLYGGTYRMFTRLFEKYQLKFTFVNFDDVSKISDLITEKTKLIWLETPTNPLMKLVDIKAVCDLVKDQDILVAVDNTFASPYLQRPLDLGADIVMHSATKYLGGHSDVIAGALVAKDRELGEKLHFIQFASGGILGPHDSYLVLRGIKTLALRMQRHSENGQKIAEFLQNHPKVKDVVYPGLASHPQHDLAKRQMPNGFGGMVSFNFKSGEKADAVKFLENVKVFTLAESLGGVESLANHPALMTHASIPADKRAEIGITDDLVRLSVGIEDSDDLIADLESAFNA
- a CDS encoding DinB family protein, with translation MTEFQKYIHNYLGLIPSSDWIQEMKNAGDETLELYGNLSEEQSYFAYAEGKWSLKILLQHLIDAEKIFNYRALSFSRNDQTELPAWDEVQYGANNNVADYTLVELIEEFKLIRKISFLFFKNLNSEILQKTGVANKNEISVELLGKLIVGHNIHHLNIIKERYLKNLR
- a CDS encoding L-threonylcarbamoyladenylate synthase, with product MEKALQTLKSGGTILYPTDTIWGIGCDATNIDAINRIFEIKKRENTKSMIILVESEKRLQDLVDVPEMAWEIIDLSEKPVTIVYDNPRGLPKEILAEDGSIGIRLVKDDLCKKLISKINKPLVSTSANFSGDKSPMKFSDINPEIISLVDYAVEENREKISEYSGSSVIRVWNDGRIKVLRE
- a CDS encoding CCA tRNA nucleotidyltransferase; the encoded protein is MQISLNQNKNLKLFKLISDVAEKNNQTVYIVGGYVRDLLMKRQMPTDIDFVTESSGIDLAKKIAVEINPKLKVSVFKTYGTAMFKHNGLDLEFVGARKESYSEDSRKPAVETGTLEDDQKRRDFTINAMAISLNKENFGELIDPFRGQEDLQNKILRTPLEPLQTYSDDPLRMMRAVRFASTLNFKIEENSLQAIRQEAERIRIVSMERIMVEFNKIMLSEKPSIGLKLLEETGLLQYILPELIALKGIEEIEGQTHKDNFYHTLEVVDNISKNTENLWLRWSALLHDIGKAPTKKFVEGTGWTFHGHEFLGSKMAKTLFQRLKLPLGNDLKYVQKMVKLSSRPIALVTDDASDSALRRLLFDAGDDLEDLFTLCKADITTKNAKKQERFTKNFEYVAQKIKEVEEKDHIRNFQPPISGEEIMEMFNLQPGREIGILKEKVKEAILEGDIANDKIEARNFVITEAEKLGLKSNSLIIFKK
- a CDS encoding TonB-dependent receptor plug domain-containing protein; the encoded protein is MKKRLIFVGAMLVVSSNIFAQQENETTIEEVTIASKIPQQLYKTGKNVKLITSKDLEKFQGQNLNEVLQQVSGFQITGNFNNDAEPKSPKIRGGKMANILVLIDGVPMKDVTGNDYTAMDLRLFAIENVESIEVLNGASSVLYGSNATVSVINIKTKKNATKKIQGEVGLKGGSFGTFAQNTGVRGNINGFKYQLSGFNEKSDGISAAEGKDFEKDGFEKQNLAATIGYGVENFDFNINGGWNHNFYHYDAGAFTDGKDRGNDKQSYIGGNANFKYNKGQVTFNTRYSGNERLLQGLDENSYRDEYQYEGKNFFAEIFNNYKVSENFNFTVGLQHENQRMASKALPWGGTQMEDGLKMDDTEMSNLDAFANFNANYKGFNLDAGARFTDNSKFGNHFVYSVNPYYLWEIETMFYKVGYSYATAFIAPTLYQSYGTLPYTLGNPDLKPETNQTHEIDFSIGKKDRSIVFNASLFQRKEADVFAYKTNPDFTGQFINIENNKVKGFELGLDYAMNEQLRFGGNFSFVEKENAATMLRQPKQRMNSYVEYLPFKTTRIALSHQFTSKRSDAYWDNSTFTVKNVELDSYHLFNLNVNQKLPYNLETYLNIGNLFNESYVDVAGFTTKPRNFMVGVNYKF
- the cdd gene encoding cytidine deaminase, whose amino-acid sequence is MQQEIKIGYEFFQNVDELNDIEKKLFETAKSAREKAYAPYSNFLVGCALLLDNGEIISGNNQENAAFPSGLCAERATIFWTAANFPKEKILKIFVIGGLKDFTEKSTAIPPCGACRQSISEYEVKQRSDIEIYFASMSGEVYKTHSVRDLLPFSFDASYL
- the namA gene encoding NADPH dehydrogenase NamA translates to MLYSPIKFRNLELKNRWVMSPMCMYSATEGVPNDFHFVHYGSRAQGGTGLIMVEATGVVPEGRITSKCAGIWNDEQAAAFKKIVDFVHQNSETQIGIQLAHAGRKASTWNGVQTDDETSWETVAPSPIPYKPGERTPHELTVEEIKNLIADFKNAAKRALEAGFNLIEIHAAHGYLIHQFLSPLSNIRTDEYGGSFENRIRFLIEIVEAVNTVLDENHPLFVRISADEYAANGWNLDQSVELAKILKTRNVDLVDVSSGGNIHGAKISVFDGYQVPFSSRIKKEAEIQTGAVGLITSSKQAETILENHDADLIFVAREILRNPYLAVRGAFESGQECFFPHQYERAKK